AGTCGATCTCCGAGCTCGCACGCGCCCTCGCGGCGGCGAAGCGCCCCCTCCTCCTCGCGGGCCGCGGTGCCTGGGTCGCGGGCGCGGGCGACGCGCTGGGCGCCCTCGCCGACGCGACCGGTGCCGTTACGGCGTCGACGGCCCTCGGGCGCGGGATCTTCCCCCGTGCGGAGTTCGACCTCGGCGTGACGGGCGGCTTCGGTGCCGAGGGGGCGATGGACCTCATCCGCGAGGCCGATGTCGCGGTCGTCTTCGGCGCCTCGCTCAATCAATTCACGATGCGCTTCGGCGCCCTCTTCGCACCCGGGACGCGGGTCGTGCAGGTCGACGTCGCCCCGACCGCGACCCACGCCCACGTCGGCGCCTACGTGCGCGGCGATGCGCGCGTCGTCGCCGAGCACCTCGTCGCCGACCTCGCGGCTCTCGGCGCAACGCCGTCGGGATGGCGCGAGACGGTCGCCCTCGACGAAGCCCGGGCGCTCGAGGCCGGCGACGGCGTGGCATCCGACGGCAGGCTCGACCCGCGAACGGTCGCGAGCCGCGTCGCGGAGCTGCTTCCCGAGGGCCGCGTCGTCGTGTCGGACGGTGGCCACTTCATCGGCTGGGCGAACATGTACTGGCCCGTCGCGTCGCCCGACCGGATGATGATGATCGGCACGGCGTACCAGTCGATCGGGCTCGGATTCCCGTCCGTCCCGGGCGCCGCGCTCGCTCGACCCGATTCGACCGTCGTCCTGACGACCGGCGACGGCGGCGGGCTCATGGCCCTCGCAGACCTCGAGTCCGCCGTGCGGGTCGCGCGCGGTCGCGGGCTCGCGGTCGTCTGGAACGACGGCGCGTACGCCGCCGAAGTGAACCT
This genomic stretch from Microbacterium sp. SLBN-146 harbors:
- a CDS encoding thiamine pyrophosphate-binding protein, which produces MPTVSAHVAVTLARHIDHVFGVMGNGNAWFLDAIERITPATFTAVRHEAGAVVAADAFHRASGRLAAATTTYGAGFTNTLTALAEAVQAHVPLVLVVGDEPTSGRRPWDVDQIALASAVGARTYTVGRADAAATTVIAIEHALTYRVPTVLAIPYDVATLDAGEVPETLEPRLPAAVQPTPFARESISELARALAAAKRPLLLAGRGAWVAGAGDALGALADATGAVTASTALGRGIFPRAEFDLGVTGGFGAEGAMDLIREADVAVVFGASLNQFTMRFGALFAPGTRVVQVDVAPTATHAHVGAYVRGDARVVAEHLVADLAALGATPSGWRETVALDEARALEAGDGVASDGRLDPRTVASRVAELLPEGRVVVSDGGHFIGWANMYWPVASPDRMMMIGTAYQSIGLGFPSVPGAALARPDSTVVLTTGDGGGLMALADLESAVRVARGRGLAVVWNDGAYAAEVNLYGLKGVATGPMMIPEVDFAGLADAVGAEGVVVRELADLDRLGTWSAENPDTRPYLLLDIRISPSVIAPYQQEIIRVNS